GCTTTCTTGCACTGCTtgcaacacttgtaatttatattcatgCATTTGTTTACACATGTCATAAAGGGAACCTGTTGGTCGAGCACtgtactttttatttgttcacTTTTAAGGAAGTTCCAGCGCTCATTTATCAGCACTTCCTCGACTAAAGCGAGGGGAAGTGGGGGTATGAGGGATGAGTCGCCAACAAAAAcgtgttatatttttaacacttGTAAAACGCAAACGTGACAACACGAAAATCgcgcaaacaaatttgtaattaatcaATTACAATAAGAGCAGGAAAAGaatacaacacaacaaaagcgCTAAAGTGTATTTCCTTATATTACCCCTCCTCCTCTTTCCAGCACCACAATTgccagccacaacaacaacaagtgtaGCTGTCTCTTTCATTTATGACGAGCTGTGTTTTGCGGCTCATTTGAATCAAGTGTGGCGAATTTTAAGAcccccaaacaacaacaacgacgacatcAACACAGAGGCCATGCCCGCCCACTCAGCAGCTGTTTAAAGAGTTGAGAGCGACGTCGCTCTCTCGCAATTTCGTTTTATTccaaagagacagagagagcaagaACCGCGAggctttttttgtgtgtcataatttaaaaatacaaataagagCTGCAGAAACGATAGACTGCTAACGGTAAAGATTGACAGTTTGCATATGTATTGCATGTAGTGTGCGtgatgtgtgtgcgtgtgtatatgTGAGTGATTACGATTATGATTAGCACTCACTGTGGCGGCGGCATGTCgagtctctctctttctccatttgccatttgtttttattgtctcCCACCccaacactcacacagacacacgcactTGAAAATTCGCTTattcgacttcgactttgtTATTTGGAGGCCAACaatctttatttcattttgatttcttaAGCACTGTTTACGCTTGCATTGCTTTTGTAATAAGAAGTGTGATCGAAGGAAATGACGAATGCGAAGcaacacaaagcaaaaaagagtTAAATGGAAAGTGAAATACGTAATTTCGAATCTTATTGGGAAACATTCCAATTGATGCCGATCACCTGCAAACTCCACAGGGTGctttagcacacacacaacatacaacaCCCTGTACTACAgctttcacacacaaaaatctCCCACAAATctgttcacacacacataaacaaaaagtatgtaagcatgtgtgtgtttaccaAGTGTATATTCCAAAGAATCGCCAAGAATATTCGAAAATAATCAAGCAGAGCAAAACGGCAAAAACTTGgtgagaaaaaaataacacacacaaaaataactgaaaatgctaaaaataaaacttatttaaagaaatgaaaccatgaaaaatcaaaaacacaGGCACAAAACCAACCGAAAAACCAAAAGCCAAAACGATGGCTagcgaaaatataaatataaataaaagaaagaaaaatcaaaCGTGAAAATATTCCCCTATGCATAGGAAAATTCTTGGATTTTCTTTTACCTAATTTGCAGATGATTTCTGGGTTATGGAATTATTTTCTACATCATTTTAAAAAGGGAATTGAGAGGGCTGTTTACATACTCATTGTGATCCTctaattcaattcaatggACGCTTGTGTGTATTAAGTGTGTATGGTCAATAGTCCAAAGAGAATTGCTGCAGTGCCAAGGAACAGCAAATCGCAAGATTTCAAGCCATAAAAAGCACTTTTCAATGCACAGTTGTCGCTGCCTGTGaatatgcgagtgtgtgtgtatgtttactcatgcatatgtatgtatgcattcacgtatttttgttattttgcttTGACCACATTTGGCAACAGGCAGAACGTAGCGCACGTTaagctccacacacacactcacacacgcgcACGCACACTAAcaactccagcagcagcagtagcagcaacaacaattcactcactcactcactatCGCTTACTCACTCACGCACGCacttgcaaattgttgttgtgatttatGATGagcatttctttattttatttgtgtaagctataaatttaataacaataatattagcAATATCTTACAATTGGTTGTCGGTTTCAAATTATCaatctgtttttatttataatttgcgcGATTatatcaaaaagaaaacttaacaGTCACTCAAAATATTATACCGTAAAATGCGTAGACAAAAAACCGCTAGAGCGCAACAGGCAAACACAACGACAAACGTTCAACGTTCGAGCGATCACCGAcaagcaacgacgacgacgacgctttGAGACTCACTGAATGGCCATTCAGTCGACAATCGCCCGTCTAGCCGCCAATGCTGTCAAATGCTTGCTGTCTGCTGatctctgtgtctctgtctgaCGTGTGTAAAAGCGCCAAAGAGAGCGCCAAAGAGAGCAAAGCACCGTAAACCacacgttgctgttgttggagACGCATTCtgcacatatacacatatacctGTTAATAGCTAAACATGTGTGTACATAGGTGTAAATGGTTGGAAAGCGAAAATAAAGTACAAGACGAAAAACGAATTGATCTTCAAGCGGTTTTTGATGGTCTCTTGCATGCGTCATGGCAGTCAAGCTTTTTCCCATAGGTGAGCAGCACAAAGCTTTGTGAAAGCTCAAAGCAGCAAAGCGACACTTGAATACCCTTTcaataactttaaataattaaagaacaTTTCTTGCGTAATCGCCAAGTCAATAATATTGTGACTACTTCAATCATTGGCGTCTTACACTGCTTTCTGAACTGCATGCTTCCATGCAAGATGACTCGCGTGTTGTTCTGCTTGCTGTACTGCATTATCCTATTGAAATTTTCTTCAAATACGATTGCAAGCATGCTTTGTGTGTTCCACTGCTTGCTGCACTGCATCCTCTTACTATTTGACTTCAGTTCCAATTAGATATTTGAATTACAGTTATTGTGTAATTATCaagtcaataaatataaattgaaaggaattattatttagtagCTACTAGAATCATCTGCTCTTTTCCGTCCGCTTCTCCTGCTCCTCTGTTGGCTGCACTGCATCCTCGGGCAGTTCAATGTTGACAGCTGCCAACGCTTCACGTATCCAAGTGGGAATCGGTTCGCCTACAAAATGTCTGTCCATGAAATCGCGTACAAACTGCGGAAACTCATCCCGTTGGATCGCTTCCCGCATGGAGTTCATCAGACGCAGCTGAAAAGCAACGTTGTGGATGCTAAGTAACGAACAGGAGACGTTCTCATTGGTGGCAATGTGATGCAGATAGGAGCGGGTGTAACGCTTGCAGGTGTTGCAACCACAATCAACATCAATGGGCGTCATGTCATTTTTATACTTCTGCTGTTTCAGATTCAACTGTCCACCATCTACCAAGGCGCAACCAAAGCGAGCTGTGCGTGTGGGAAAGACGCAGTCAAACATATCGATTCCGAGGGCGACGCAGACCACAAGATCGGCTGCAAAGCCCACACCCATCAGGTAACGTGGCTTCTCTTTGGGCAGATGATCGGTGCACACATCAACCATGCGCCAAAAGTCATGTTTGCTCTCGCCGCCACTCAAGCCGCCCACAGCAAAGCCGCGCACCTGGCGCTCCATCAAAGCAAATACACATCGCTCTCTGAGAGGAATATCCAATCCTCCCTGGACAATGGGAAACAGCGATTGGTCATCGTTGCGGGCGTGAGCTGAGATACAACGGTCTACCCAGCGAATAGTGCGTTCCATAGCCTCCTCGACACGTGGCCCCGTTGTTGTGGTCTTCACGACATCGTCCAGCTGCATCATGATGTCCGCTCCAATGGCATTCTGAATTTGCATCGAATGCTCGGGCGTTAACATACATTCACTTTGATCAAAGGGCGAACGAAAGTTGACGCCACGCTCATCGATTTCCGCGAGCTGCAGCAGCGAGACCATCTGAAAGCCACCCGAATCCGTGAGTATTGCGCGTGGCCAGCCCATAAAATTGTGTAACCCTCCTGCTTTTTGTAGCGTCTCGATGCCCGGTCGAAGTCCCAAATGATAAGTGTTGCCGAGTAGGATTTGACAATCGAGCTCAATCAACTGATCGGGCAGTATGCCCTTGAGGGTGCCCTGCGTGCCCACGGGCATAAATACTGGAGTGCGCACCTCGCTGTGCCTGTTAAGAATTTCACAAATTAACCGAAATCATTTTTGTGAGGTGCTATAATTTACCTCAACGTCATGAGACCGGCGCGCGCTTTAGAAACGCTGCATTCGGCCACCACTTTGTAGGTGAGCGGTGGGATTTTGCTGGAACTCATTGGATTAATACTTGTTCACTTATTAAATACGTTTAATAATCTTAAAGAACGATAATATTACTAATAGATGCGTCAGCACGTGTGCGAAAAACGTAAACAACTTGCCGCACTTCAGTGTGACCACACTCGACAAGCAACAAAAGCGTGCATTCAATATAACAGCTGTAATCACAGTGTAGCCCTGGCAGCCGTGATGCAGCTGTTGCAGAATGAGGCGCGCaaattcaatacaataaaatatcgATTGCATTTTCCACAACAAATTGAACAAGTatctaaaattttaattaaaatgaaaaattgacTTTTATATTACTACTTGTATTTAAGCTATTTTCATGATGGgcatgttttttaaataaacatatgtaaAATTGTGAGAGCTGAggtaaacaacaaacaatgcgTTTGCAATTACAAATCGAATAATTAAGGAAATgtacaattaataaataaacaacatttagGCGTTTTCATAGCGAGACTTCATCATCTTCTTAATGTATGTTTTGTAATCATCGCCAGGCGCCAATGTGCCACTCTTGTTGCCCAATCCAATGTTATTGGAGCGTGCCTCGGCCTAAAATACAAGATAAATGAGTGAATTGATTGGATATTGATTTTGAATTGTGTCTTTCACCTCGATAATTTGTGTGCGTCCTTGATTCTTTCGGCCCAGACCCTGACCCTCAGACCAGCCCATTTTCTGCAGCAATCGATTGCCTACATTGTTGGAGCTGATGGGCATAGCAGGCGCTGTTCCGCCGCCATCCTTCTGGCGTGTCTGCAGATTCTTGATCTCATGCTCGAAGCGCTCGCGACTGCGATTTGGTGGCGGCGGATCACCCTCGCCATACTTCAGGCGACGTTCCTTGGCTCGATCACGGTAGCTGTAAAGATTAAGCACAGCTGTTTATAGAATTCTTAATGTTTTAGAGTTACACTTACGATAGTCCTGCGCCCCCTGCATCTTCATTGCTGGCGCTCGCGGTGCTGCCCGCTACATTCAGCTTGGCTAGATTCTCCTTGTGCAGGTTCGACATCTTTAAATGCTTCTGCAGTATGTCATGAGATTGAAAGGCACGTTTGCACAGCAGACACGTCAGCTTCTGAAAGTCTACATAGTCCATTTCATCGACAGTGCCGCCGccagctcctcctcctcctcctcctgctgccGCAACACTGCCGCTGTTATCCTCTTCGGAGTCGGAGCCACCGCCATAAGCATTCACCAGCTTGTTAATGGGCGTTGGTTGTGGCACATAATCACTGAGCTTTCCCCGCTCCTTCTTTTCAAGTATCGAGAATCCAACATCAGCATAGGCGCCACCCGCTGCCGCACGAGAAGTGCTCGGTGCCTCGTTGCTTGGATCACCACGACCCGGCAGAATTGGCTGCGGTGTGGCCACCACAGTGTAGTCTTTTTTCTGATTCAATTGCTTGGCCCACTTCTCCATGTCCTTGACAATCTTCTTGGCCACCTTGACTTTGTcatgcttgttgctgttgtctttcTTATCCTTCTTATCCTCCTCCTTCTGTtccgcagcagctgccgccgcctCTTGTGCCAGCGTCTCCTGCAGCGCTGCCTGCGTTGATGCTGGCGTGGCCAGTATGTAGGTGCTGCGTCGTTGATCCCAATACAAATAGGCGCCTGTCTCGTTGTTGTAATAGTACTGCGAATGCGCATCGTAGTACAAGCCCGTGCTAGGATCATAGTAGTAGCCAGAGGTCTCGTCGTACTGGTAGCGACTTACATCGGGAGTGGCTAAGGGATGAAGAAATAAACATTAGTTTCCAGTTGATAACAATTGAATTACAACGGCTCACAAACATCATACTTAACTCCAATAACTAAcatgcaatttttttaaaattctacaATTACTTACGATAAGTCTTGCCATCATTGCCCCTGGGAGCAACCACAGTCTGTGCCGCAAAGCTTGCCTTAACAGCGGCTGCTGCCTGagctgcagctgaagctgctgctgtggctgtcgTTTCAATGCTATTCATCTTTTTCTGCTTACGTTGAATGGCAGACAATGCGACCGCTGCACCCGAATTGGCTTCTGTTACCTGAGCTTCACCAGTTCCGCCGCCTCCAAGCTGACCTCCTTTCTTAATTTCGGCCACATAATAGTCGGTATAATACTGCACGTAATGTGCGTGCTCCGCTGGCGTTGAGGCATACAATGAGGCGCTGTATTCGGCGAGGCGTGGCACATCAGCCAGCGTATATTCTCCACCAGCATCGGAGGGCGgcacagcagccaaagcaCCGTGCATGCTGTTTTGTCCTGTGGCATCTTGTGCATCCTTTGAGACCGCTTGATTGCTCTCCGCGTCATTGCAATAGCTGATGCACACTAGAAgtcaaataacaattatttagaGCTCATATTTAATTGCAGAATCAACTCACCATCGCGCTCATCAATACGCAGTGGCGTCTCTAGCGCAGTTAAAGCGTTGTGCACATCCATCGAGTCGACAAGCGTCTCGAACTCCAGATAACAAAAGCCGCGCGAGGTTTGTGTGAGCGCATCGCGACTTATGAGCACCTTGCTAATGGTTTTGGCCAGCTTGGGCAACACTTTCTGCAGGGCAGTGAGCACGCTCTCCTCGGTGGTAAGCGCATCCAGATTGCGCAGCATGATCTCTGCATTGGGAATGAATGGGAAGTGAGTTGTGGGAATgcgttgcaattaaaatttgttccATTTGATATAACGAAATTGTTGGCTTAGagaagttgttgttttttttttttttttgtatactttttgTAAGAATGGGGCTAACTTCATCGATGCCTTCGCCGCCACCGGTATAAATGCTCTCGCTCTCCGCACGCGATGCCATGCACATGAAACAGGAGAAGCGTCGCTTGAAGTTGTACACGCCACACTATAAAGTATTGAAAGAATTGTTTAATTAGGGAtctattacaattaaatatagtaaGCAGACCTTAATGCAATGCCAGTCGGTGATGCGTTTGTGGCTATACTGCAGGAAGACGCGTTGATCGCCCAACTTCAGATTGCCCTgcgtaaaaaaaagaaaccaagaATAATCGACGATTAGTGACTGTTCTTTTGGGGTTTTCCACATGTTGCACAGAATACACAGTCACCGGGTTGCTTCTGTGTCTGTTAACGcgatgttttttgttgttgctgttctcgttgttgttgttgttgtcgctgtttaGTTGGTGCTccaatcaattgaaatgtttgccTCAAGTTCAGCAAACAACCTCATTAATAAActgcaacaaattttgtacagacaacaaattgaaaaggaaAGACATATCTTCGACTGGGACAGCAAACTGAACTTGAAGCACACATTTCGCAAAGTATTATTGCCGAGTTTGATATTTCTTTTAGCTTGGTTCGTTTCTTGGTTGGGATACCTGAGTTAATTCCATCCAACGAGTTGCTTCCTCAACGGTATTAAACTCGACAAATGCGAAACCGCGTGATGCACCTAAATTTTAGATAGAAGCagatacaaaatgtttttgtcaaaaaatgtagttttgtttaatatttttgtaacatTTTGGGTATTGTTTGATTggtgttgtctttgttgtttataatttcatttactgATCTCGTGTGGCCAAGTACAATTGTATATtcaatttggtatttggttGCTGGTGCCAACTTTTCCCGTCTTTTTGGACAAGATAAATACTTACGTCGCGTATTTTACACACTAGATATGGTAAAACTTTTCTTTGCTAAGAATTAAAAATCTATTCGATATTGCAACCCACCTGTTGGTCGTTTCCTGATCAATCGTATCGAAGATGGCTCCATGTTCACCTGAATCAGAGCGCCCATAATCTGTAAGCAGCACAAGAAATAAACGAATCATTAATTaagatattattaaaatttgaaataaatgttaacAATTGGTGTACGTCTTCGATAAGCAATGGTTTGTGTCTTTACTTAACGTAGTTTGTATCTACGCATAAtatcaacatttaattttgtacttACATCCGCCTCGGTGATGTGCTTCTTTAGGCCAAAGATGATGATCTGATTCAAAGCCTCGTTGCTTGTTCGCACATTGTTGCGTCGATATTGACTGTCGTCGCTCTCGTCGCTATCATAGCTTTCCTCATCGGAGGAGTAGCGTCTATCGCGATCCCGATTCGTGCTGACCAAGgcgttgttgccattgccattgttatGAGAGCGATAGTCGCGACTGCAATATAATCCGAGaagtaattaaaatcaaataggCCAATcaagagcagctgcagcttgtTAGTTGCAGTCTTTTTAAACTCACCTGCGTTCGCTGCCTCTGTCAAAGTCCGAATTGCGTTCCCGTGGCTCTCGATCATAATGCTTCCAGCGCTGATCTCGATCCCGTTCCCGTTCACGATCACGTTCGCGATCACGGTCGCGATCACGTTCACGATCCCGCTCACGATCGCGATCACGCTCACTGCTATCGTCACGGCGATGATGgtaattgttattgctgcgcgaactgttgttgtagttgctatTGTAGCTGCTACCGCCACGCTCTTCATTGTAGTCGTCATTAATCAAGTCACGATACAAATCCTTGTCGGCGCTGCCCGCATTGCGATAATGATGCTGCGACGAGCGTTCCCGACTGCGGGAACGTGAATTGCGGCGTCTATAGCCAGCCTGTTCCCGACTTCGCTCGCTGTTGTAAATTGGGTTTAAATGGGAATCGCACAAAATGTGATTGCAGTAAATGctaattttttgatatatttatagaatacgAGTTTTTCGCATTGCTTACCGTGAGCGTGAACGGGAGCGGCTATATTGGCGTCTGTATTGGTTGCCGCTATTGTTGCCCCCGCCCCCTCCGCTACCACCAGCATTGTTGCCACCCCCAGAAAAGCTGCGTCCATATCGCGAATGCGAGTCCATATTACGCGCACCTGAGTCTGGGATTCGTATCAATGCCAAACGCAAGAGTATAGACTAGCAATATTAGATTCACGCAACTCACTCATTAGGCAACACTAATCTACAAAAAAACCTTATTGTTCCAGCTATTTTTGATTCTCAATAATATAGAGCAGTGTGTAAAAACTGAGCGAAAAAATTCGGCCTGCTATTTAACGCCAGGGTGACCGAAAGTTCAAGAGCCAATAAATCCCAAAGAGACGAGCTGACACTGTCGAAATTTTATAACTATCGATTTGTTGCATGGTAAGCACCGATAATTTGTTTCAAGcagattaaataattaatgtaaattatttattattacataaacataatttaaattaggtTTTATTAATTGTAACCTAACAGGCgctataagaaatataaaacacattaTGTTAACTGAGCTGCAACTTAACAGCACGATATTCAAGTAGTGTTGAAAAGCGCCGATAAGATATCGTTAGCAACCATGATCTCTATGTAAGTGAGTTTGCTTGTGCAAGCGTGTGCTGGGGGAAAAccaacttaatatttattttcatcaaCATAAAACGCGACATCCCCCGAAAGTGACAACACAAAGAGTGAACGTCAAGAGCAGTTGTAAATCAAGTgcgtaaaaatgaaaaaagttttGTTAACGAAATCTCAGCAGATTCGTGTGAGTAACCcagaaatcaaaatgaaaccTTTAATTGGGGTCGGagtcacagcagcaacaacaacttctcCTCCCCCAGTTTCGGTTCCAGTGCGTGTGATGCATGTGCAAACGAATGTGATCACGAATACGTATATGCAGCGCAAATCCTTTCAGTCCATTTACGAGGATAtctttaaattgttaatgCGACTGCCTGATAAAGCCCTCCAGCAACGCGTTATCGATGCTATCAACGGTCGCAGTGAtaagtcgtcgtcgtctacTATCTCGTCTAATCAGTGTAAACAGTGCGcggcaaaagaagaaaaacccCTAAAAATGAATGCGTCAACACAAACCGAATTCCTAGAGacaaaagaaacgaaaatCGAAAGCTCTTTTACCGAAGTTGCTATCAAATCCGATTTGCCGCTTAAGCAAGAATGtcccacaacaaaaacagaaacaccTACAAAAGAGGAGAGCACGGAAAGCGGAAAACCCTCAGATCCAGCTGTTAAGGTGCCCCGCAAACGAGGCAGAAAGCGCAACACATGTGTGCCACAGGTGGTCAAGCGATCGGCGGCTCAAATGGCGATGCAGGAACGCGAGAACAAGCAACTGACTCCTCTGCAGAcgaacaagaaaaagaaattgacAGCAGTTGTAagtcaaattttataatacgCCCTGCAATCCCTTCAAAATTACATCCTTTTCACACAATTATTGTAACATATGTTACAACATTTGTACAGGACTTCAGAAACAGCTTTCAAGGTGAaggtattattaattattccaATTATTCCTCAAATAGGGTagatatattcttgatctcaagctttcaattttaaaattttaatttttacctTTAATAATGTCCAGTGTTTAAGCTATGACTGTCACATATTGACCTACATAAAAATCAtcactataaaaataaagcaacaatCACCTTAGTTTTCCATTAGTTAACATTTTCCACATGCGAGCTTTAATCATTATTTCAAGTGACTTCAAATTGGAATTTAGGGAAATCCGTATTCTAATCTAactacaattaaaaaagttttgctgTATCTAAACATTACCTTCGTAGCTCTTGCCATGTGAGCAGTGCATGAATAATTTCACCAGAAAGTCAGACAGTCATTCAGAACAAAGAGTTTTCCCTGTTACATATAAACCGATAGACAAAATATGCATTGTAAGCATTGCTTAccattcttttgttttgtcacCCCTTTCCAgtcaattcaaatatattgcatGATCTTCTGTTTTTTCCCAGGATGCCAGCACAAGTGGCAGTTACAACACCAACGCCAACAATGTGAacgtcaacaacagcagcagctgcatacAGCGTCGAGATTCAATGTCATCCAATTTCTCGCTTAGTCTGAGTGACATCAGTTTAACGGAATGCTCGAAGCAAATCGATACATACATAGAGAATGGCGTACAAGATACAATATTGGCGACCATGTCGAAAGAGTTCCGAATATCGCACGTAATGAACGATGAGGGATTGTTGTAAGTTTTAAATTCCAACTGCTAATGTTCTTCAATTAACAAGACTCTTCTCTTAGACCTATACACGATGCCATCTTagagaataatatttatggaGTGCAGCGTCAGGTTTTCGTTTGGTCAAAGATGAAGCAAAATGTTGCGCTTAATGAGTTGCTTAGCCAAGCTGGCGAGGATTGCCTCCAGCTGGCCATAACCAACGATTCGGATCcagaaattgtaaaaattataatcaatGCCGGCGTTCTTCCCATGTACATCTACGAGGATTCGAATACAGCCCTTCACTTAGCCATTATCAACAACATTCAGCTGGAGTCATTGCAACAGTTGATGCTGCACATCGATCTCAATCTGTTGCTGCTAACCAACGATGATGGCTACACAGCTTTACACATTGCCATACGGCATAATCGCTATAAAATGGCTGAGGTCATCTGTGACACCATCGATCAGCGGCAATTGGGTGCTTCAGTCTATCGACGGCCCATTGAGGGGACGATAGACGAAGCAAAGGCcgaaggcagcagcaacagcagcaataaaagTCTCGAGGTCAAGGATGAGCAGCGTTTTGCCAAATTCTATGAACGTGCTTGCGACAAACTCGAACACAATAAGGACAAACTCTTGGGGCGACGTCTAAAGAATGAGATCCTGAATGCGAGTGAAACCCGTGCTG
This window of the Drosophila albomicans strain 15112-1751.03 chromosome 2L, ASM965048v2, whole genome shotgun sequence genome carries:
- the LOC117564056 gene encoding queuine tRNA-ribosyltransferase catalytic subunit, giving the protein MSSSKIPPLTYKVVAECSVSKARAGLMTLRHSEVRTPVFMPVGTQGTLKGILPDQLIELDCQILLGNTYHLGLRPGIETLQKAGGLHNFMGWPRAILTDSGGFQMVSLLQLAEIDERGVNFRSPFDQSECMLTPEHSMQIQNAIGADIMMQLDDVVKTTTTGPRVEEAMERTIRWVDRCISAHARNDDQSLFPIVQGGLDIPLRERCVFALMERQVRGFAVGGLSGGESKHDFWRMVDVCTDHLPKEKPRYLMGVGFAADLVVCVALGIDMFDCVFPTRTARFGCALVDGGQLNLKQQKYKNDMTPIDVDCGCNTCKRYTRSYLHHIATNENVSCSLLSIHNVAFQLRLMNSMREAIQRDEFPQFVRDFMDRHFVGEPIPTWIREALAAVNIELPEDAVQPTEEQEKRTEKSR
- the LOC117564052 gene encoding RNA-binding protein 5-A-like isoform X1; amino-acid sequence: MNSGARNMDSHSRYGRSFSGGGNNAGGSGGGGGNNSGNQYRRQYSRSRSRSRERSREQAGYRRRNSRSRSRERSSQHHYRNAGSADKDLYRDLINDDYNEERGGSSYNSNYNNSSRSNNNYHHRRDDSSERDRDRERDRERDRDRDRERDRERERDRDQRWKHYDREPRERNSDFDRGSERSRDYRSHNNGNGNNALVSTNRDRDRRYSSDEESYDSDESDDSQYRRNNVRTSNEALNQIIIFGLKKHITEADIMGALIQVNMEPSSIRLIRKRPTGASRGFAFVEFNTVEEATRWMELTQGNLKLGDQRVFLQYSHKRITDWHCIKCGVYNFKRRFSCFMCMASRAESESIYTGGGEGIDEVSPILTKKIMLRNLDALTTEESVLTALQKVLPKLAKTISKVLISRDALTQTSRGFCYLEFETLVDSMDVHNALTALETPLRIDERDVCISYCNDAESNQAVSKDAQDATGQNSMHGALAAVPPSDAGGEYTLADVPRLAEYSASLYASTPAEHAHYVQYYTDYYVAEIKKGGQLGGGGTGEAQVTEANSGAAVALSAIQRKQKKMNSIETTATAAASAAAQAAAAVKASFAAQTVVAPRGNDGKTYPTPDVSRYQYDETSGYYYDPSTGLYYDAHSQYYYNNETGAYLYWDQRRSTYILATPASTQAALQETLAQEAAAAAAEQKEEDKKDKKDNSNKHDKVKVAKKIVKDMEKWAKQLNQKKDYTVVATPQPILPGRGDPSNEAPSTSRAAAGGAYADVGFSILEKKERGKLSDYVPQPTPINKLVNAYGGGSDSEEDNSGSVAAAGGGGGGAGGGTVDEMDYVDFQKLTCLLCKRAFQSHDILQKHLKMSNLHKENLAKLNVAGSTASASNEDAGGAGLSYRDRAKERRLKYGEGDPPPPNRSRERFEHEIKNLQTRQKDGGGTAPAMPISSNNVGNRLLQKMGWSEGQGLGRKNQGRTQIIEAEARSNNIGLGNKSGTLAPGDDYKTYIKKMMKSRYENA
- the LOC117564052 gene encoding RNA-binding protein 5-A-like isoform X2, with protein sequence MSARNMDSHSRYGRSFSGGGNNAGGSGGGGGNNSGNQYRRQYSRSRSRSRERSREQAGYRRRNSRSRSRERSSQHHYRNAGSADKDLYRDLINDDYNEERGGSSYNSNYNNSSRSNNNYHHRRDDSSERDRDRERDRERDRDRDRERDRERERDRDQRWKHYDREPRERNSDFDRGSERSRDYRSHNNGNGNNALVSTNRDRDRRYSSDEESYDSDESDDSQYRRNNVRTSNEALNQIIIFGLKKHITEADIMGALIQVNMEPSSIRLIRKRPTGASRGFAFVEFNTVEEATRWMELTQGNLKLGDQRVFLQYSHKRITDWHCIKCGVYNFKRRFSCFMCMASRAESESIYTGGGEGIDEVSPILTKKIMLRNLDALTTEESVLTALQKVLPKLAKTISKVLISRDALTQTSRGFCYLEFETLVDSMDVHNALTALETPLRIDERDVCISYCNDAESNQAVSKDAQDATGQNSMHGALAAVPPSDAGGEYTLADVPRLAEYSASLYASTPAEHAHYVQYYTDYYVAEIKKGGQLGGGGTGEAQVTEANSGAAVALSAIQRKQKKMNSIETTATAAASAAAQAAAAVKASFAAQTVVAPRGNDGKTYPTPDVSRYQYDETSGYYYDPSTGLYYDAHSQYYYNNETGAYLYWDQRRSTYILATPASTQAALQETLAQEAAAAAAEQKEEDKKDKKDNSNKHDKVKVAKKIVKDMEKWAKQLNQKKDYTVVATPQPILPGRGDPSNEAPSTSRAAAGGAYADVGFSILEKKERGKLSDYVPQPTPINKLVNAYGGGSDSEEDNSGSVAAAGGGGGGAGGGTVDEMDYVDFQKLTCLLCKRAFQSHDILQKHLKMSNLHKENLAKLNVAGSTASASNEDAGGAGLSYRDRAKERRLKYGEGDPPPPNRSRERFEHEIKNLQTRQKDGGGTAPAMPISSNNVGNRLLQKMGWSEGQGLGRKNQGRTQIIEAEARSNNIGLGNKSGTLAPGDDYKTYIKKMMKSRYENA
- the LOC117564052 gene encoding uncharacterized protein DDB_G0284459-like isoform X3, producing the protein MNSGARNMDSHSRYGRSFSGGGNNAGGSGGGGGNNSGNQYRRQYSRSRSRSRERSREQAGYRRRNSRSRSRERSSQHHYRNAGSADKDLYRDLINDDYNEERGGSSYNSNYNNSSRSNNNYHHRRDDSSERDRDRERDRERDRDRDRERDRERERDRDQRWKHYDREPRERNSDFDRGSERSRDYRSHNNGNGNNALVSTNRDRDRRYSSDEESYDSDESDDSQYRRNNVRTSNEALNQIIIFGLKKHITEADIMGALIQVNMEPSSIRLIRKRPTGQSEVGRSTRLPAV
- the LOC117564054 gene encoding uncharacterized protein LOC117564054, with the translated sequence MKKVLLTKSQQIRVSNPEIKMKPLIGVGVTAATTTSPPPVSVPVRVMHVQTNVITNTYMQRKSFQSIYEDIFKLLMRLPDKALQQRVIDAINGRSDKSSSSTISSNQCKQCAAKEEKPLKMNASTQTEFLETKETKIESSFTEVAIKSDLPLKQECPTTKTETPTKEESTESGKPSDPAVKVPRKRGRKRNTCVPQVVKRSAAQMAMQERENKQLTPLQTNKKKKLTAVDASTSGSYNTNANNVNVNNSSSCIQRRDSMSSNFSLSLSDISLTECSKQIDTYIENGVQDTILATMSKEFRISHVMNDEGLLPIHDAILENNIYGVQRQVFVWSKMKQNVALNELLSQAGEDCLQLAITNDSDPEIVKIIINAGVLPMYIYEDSNTALHLAIINNIQLESLQQLMLHIDLNLLLLTNDDGYTALHIAIRHNRYKMAEVICDTIDQRQLGASVYRRPIEGTIDEAKAEGSSNSSNKSLEVKDEQRFAKFYERACDKLEHNKDKLLGRRLKNEILNASETRAGNACLFYAVEGELEHLCYFLLAHLSDPDEENLSGHSPKSFHYEFARVLRISLKIARIMDKVIGILNGKSS